The DNA window CGCGCAGGGCTTCGTCGGCGAGCGCGCCGGCGAGCTGCGACGGCGCGACGATGCGCTTGCCGGCCAGATCGAAGGTGAAGTCGAAGTCGACCGGGTTGATCGCGTGGACCTTGGCGCCGCGGGTGAAGGCCTTGCGCACGCGCTGGTGGACCAGCGGCAGTTCATGGCGCAGGTTCGAACCCACGATCACCACCACGTCGGCGCGGTCGATCTCGGCGACCGGCATGGCGAAGGTCTCGGCGACCGCCGCGTCGGTCAGGTCGTGCTGGCCGATGCGGTGATCGAGGTTGCCGCTGCCCAGGGCCTCGGCCAGGCGCGCCAGCAGTGCGCCCTCTTCGTTGGAGGTCGCCGGATGGACGAGCACGCCGAGGTTGTCGCCGCCGTTGTCGCGCAGGATCTTGGCCGCGCGCGCCAGGGCTTCGTCCCAGGAGGCCTCGCGCCATTCGCCGTTGTCCTTGACCAGCGGACGCTGGGCGCGGTCCTCGGCGTACAGGCCCTGGTGCGAATAGCGGTCGCGGTCCGACAGCCAGCACTCGTTGACCGCTTCGTTGTCGCGCGGCACGGTGCGCAGCACGTCGCCGCGGCGCACGTGCAGGAACAGGTTGCTGCCCAGTGCGTCGTGGTAGCCCAGCGACTCGCGCGCGGTCAGCTCCCATGGGCGCGCCTTGAACTGGAACACCTTGTTGGTCAGCGCGCCGACCGGGCAGACGTCGATGACGTTGCCGGACAACTCGGTGGTCAGCGGCTTGCCGTCGAAGGTGCCGATCTGCAGGTTCTCGCCGCGGTACATGCCGCCGAGCTCGTAAGTACCGGCGATCTCGGCGGTGAAGCGCACGCAGCGCGTGCACTGGATGCAACGGGTCATCTCGGTCGCGACCAGCGGACCGATGTCCTCGTCCGGCACCACGCGCTTGCGCTCGGCGAAGCGGCTGACCGAACGGCCGTAGCCCATCGACACGTCCTGCAGCTCGCACTCGCCGCCCTGGTCGCAGATCGGGCAGTCCAGCGGATGGTTGGCGAGCAGGAACTCCATCACGTTGCGCTGCGACTTGAGCGCGCGCTCGTTGCGGGTGAAGACCTTAAGCCCGTCCATGACCGGGGTGGCGCAGGCCGGCGACGGCTTGGGCGCGGCGCGGCCGCCGACTTCGGTGTCGACCAGGCACATGCGGCAGTTGGCCGCGATCGCCAGCTTGTCGTGGTAGCAGAAACGCGGGATCGGAATGCCGGCCTTGTCGGCGGCATGGATGATCATCGAGTTCTTCGGCGCGGCCAGCTCGACGCCGTCGATGAAGACGGTGACGTGGTCGGGCGGCAGATTCGGATTTACAGGCTGCGCACTCATGCCGCCACCTTCTTTTCAATGACCGTGCCGGCGCGCTGGTCGTCGACCAGGAAGCGCTTGTTCACGATCGCGTACTCGAACTCGTCCCAGAAGTGGTGCAGGAAACCCTGCACCGGCCACGCGGCGGCTTCGCCGAACGCGCAGATGGTGTGGCCTTCGATCTGGCCGGCGGCGGCGCGCAGCATGTGCAGATCGTCCAGGGTCGCCTGCTTCTCGGCGATGCGGGTCAGCATGCGGTACATCCAGCCGGTGCCTTCTCGGCACGGCGTGCACTGGCCGCAGCTTTCCTTGTAGTAGAACCGGGCGATGCGCTGGCACGCGCGCACCATGCAGGTGGTCTCGTCCATGACGATGACCGCGCCCGAGCCCAGGCCGGAACCGGCCTTCTGCAGCGAGTCGTAGTCCATGGTGCAGGCCATGATGGTCTCGGCCGGCAGCACCTTCATCGACGAACCGCCGGGAATCACCGCCTTGAGCTTGTTGCCCTGGCGCATGCCGCCGGCCATCTGCAGCAGTTCCGAAAACGGCGTGCCGAGGCGGATCTCGAAGTTGCCCGGGTTGGCGACATGGCCGGAGACCGAGAAGATCTTCGGGCCGCCGTTGTTGGGCTTGCCGAGGTTGAGGAACCACTCCGCGCCGTTGCGCAGGATCGCCGGCACCGAGGCGTAGGTCTCGGTGTTGTTGATCGTGGTCGGCTTGCCGTACAGGCCGAAGTTGGCCGGGAACGGCGGCTTGTAGCGCGGCTGGCCCTTCTTGCCTTCCAGCGACTCCATCAGCGCGGTCTCTTCGCCGCAGATGTAGGCGCCGGCGCCGAGCGCGCCGTAGATGTCGATGTCCACGCCGCTGCCGAGCACGTTCTTGCCCAGCCAGCCGTGTTCGTAGGCTTCCTTCAGCGCCTGCTCGAAGTGCTCGAACGGCTCGTGATGGAACTCGCCGCGCAGGTAGTTGTAGGCCACGGTCGAACCGGTGGCGTAGCAGGCGATCGCCATGCCCTCCACCACCGAGTGCGGGTTGAAGCGCAGGATGTCGCGGTCCTTGGCCGTGCCCGGCTCGGATTCGTCCGAGTTGCACAGGATGTACTTCTGGGTGCCGCTGCCCTTGGGCATGAAGCTCCACTTCAGGCCGGTCGGGAAGCCCGCGCCGCCGCGGCCGCGCAGGCCCGAGGCCTTGACCGCGTCGATGATCTGCGCCGGATCGGTCTTCTCGGTCAGGATCTTGCGCAGCGCGCTGTAGCCGCCGGTCTTGAGGTAGTTCTCGTACGACCACGGCGTGTCGTAGTGCAGCGTGGTGTAAACGACCTGGTGCTCCTGCGGAGCCGGGCCGACCGGGCCGTAGCCCTTGGAATAATCGTGGTGACCGTGCGCCATCTCGCCCGACCTCACTTCAGACCGTCGAGCAGCTCGTCGACCTTGGCAGCGTCGAGCTTCTCGTGGTAATGACCGTTGATGACGACCACCGGCGCGCCGCAGCACGCGGCCACGCATTCTTCCTCGCGCTTGAGGAACACGCGGCCGTCGGCGGTGGATTCGCCCAGCTTGCAGCCCAGCTTCTTCTCGGCATGGGCGACCAGTTGCTCGGCGCCGTTGAGCCAGCAGCTGATGTTGGTGCAGAAGGCGACGTTGTTGCGGCCGACCTTCTCGGTCTCGAACATCGAGTAGAAGCTGGCGACCTCGTAGGCCCACACCGGCGGCAGGCCCAGGTACTTGGCCACCGCGGCGATCAGCTCGTCGGTCAGCCAACCGCCGTTCTGCTCCTGCGCCGCATGCAGGCCCTGCAGCACCGCCGAGCGCTTGCGGTCCGGCGGGAACTTGGTCAGCCAGTGATCGATGTGCGCGCGCGTCGCATCCGACAACGCCACCATCGGATCGACGTGCTGTGCGGCCTCGAAATTGCCTGTCGCTTTCATAGGGGTAAAGCCGGGATTTGGGATTCGGGATTCGGGATTCGAAAAGCCCGCATTCCAGGAAAGTGAGCGAAACAGGTGTTCGGGCGGTTGCTTCGGGCGATTGCCGATCCCGAATGCTCCATCCCGAATCCCCGCTTCATCGATCGATCTCGCCGAACACGATGTCGTAGGTGCCGATCATCGCCACCACGTCGGCCAGCATGTGGCCCTTGACGATCTCGTCCATCGACGACAGGTGGGCGAAGCCCGGGGCGCGCAGCTTGACCCGGAACGGCTTGTTGGCGCCGTCGGAGACCAGGTAGCAGCCGAACTCGCCCTTGGGCGCTTCCACCGCGCTGTAGGTCTCGCCGGCCGGGACGCAGTAGCCTTCCGAGAACAGCTTGAAGTGATGGATCAGCGCTTCCATGTCGTCCTTCATCTCCTCGCGCTTGGGCGGGGCGACCTTGAAGTTGTCGACGATCACGGGGCCGGGGTTGGCGCGCAGCCACTTCACGCACTGCTTGATGATGCGGGTGGATTCGCGCATCTCGGCGACGCGCACCAGGTAGCGGTCGTAGCAGTCGCCGTTGACGCCGACCGGAATGTCGAAATCGACTTCCGCGTACTTGGCGTAGGGCTGCTTCTTGCGCAGGTCCCAGGCGATGCCGGAGCCGCGGATCATCGGGCCGGTCATGCCCCAGGCCAGGGCCTGCTCGGGCGAGACCACGCCGACGCCGACGGTACGCTGCTTCCAGATGCGGTTGTCGGTCAGCAGCGTCTCGTACTCGTCGACGCGCTTGGGGAAATCGTCGGCGAAGGCGTCGAGGTAATCGAGCATCGAGCCTTCGCGCCATTCGTTGAAGCGCTTCAGGCTGGCGCCCTTCTTCCAGGGCGATTCCTTGTACTTCGGCATCCGGTCCGGCAGGTCGCGGTAGACGCCGCCCGGACGGTAGTAGGCCGCGTGCATGCGCGCGCCGGAGACCGCCTCGTAGCAGTCCATCAGCTCTTCGCGTTCGCGGAAAGCGTACAAAAACACGGCCATCGCGCCCAGGTCGAGCGCGTTGGAGCCGACCCACATCAGGTGGTTCAGGATGCGGGTGATCTCGTCGAACATGGTGCGGATGTACTGCGCGCGCACCGGCGCCTCGATCCCCAGCAGGGTCTCGATCGCGCGCACGTAGGCGTGCTCGTTGCACATCATCGACACGTAGTCGAGGCGGTCCATGTAGCCGATCGACTGATTGAACGGCTTGGACTCGGCCAGCTTCTCGGTGCCGCGATGGAGCAGGCCGATATGCGGGTCGGCGCGCTGCACGACTTCGCCGTCCATTTCCAGGATCAGACGCAGCACGCCGTGCGCGGCCGGATGCTGCGGGCCGAAGTTCAGCGTGTAGTTGCGGATCTCGGCGTTGTTGAGGCCGGAGGTGTTGGCTTGCGGCATGACGCTAGCGGGGTTGCTCATTTCACTTCACCTCGCGCTGCGCGCGCTCGCCCTGCGCCGTCTGGTAGCGGGCGTCGTCGCGGATCACGCGCGGCACGCCGACGCGCGGGTCGATCGAGACCGGCTCGTACACCACGCGGCGCTTGTCCGCGTCGTAGCGCACTTCGACGTTGCCGATCAGCGGGAAGTCCTTGCGGAACGGATAACCGACGAAACCGTAGTCGGTGAGGATGCGGCGCAGGTCCGGATGGCCTTCGAAGACGATGCCGTAAAGGTCGAAGGCTTCGCGCTCGAACCAATTCACGCCCGGCCAGATCGCGGTCAACGAACCGACCACCGGCAGGTCGTCGTTCGGAGCGAAGGTCTTGAGCCGCAGCCGCTGGTTGTGCTGGCACGACAGCAAGTGGGCGACCGCGGCGAAGCGGCGCTCCGGCGCGATCGACGCCGCGTTCGGGCTTTCGCCCCAACGGAAGCGGCCGGCGCTCTTGCCTTCGACGCCGCGCGAGAAGCCTTCCGAGGACACGTCGGTGTCCCACTCGTCGCTGCCGAAGCTGAGGTAGTCGACGCCGCTGACGTCGACGCATTGCTCGAAGCCGAATTCGTCGCGCAGGGCGCGCGCGGCGCCGATCCAGTCGGCGG is part of the Lysobacter firmicutimachus genome and encodes:
- a CDS encoding NADH-quinone oxidoreductase subunit D, producing the protein MSNPASVMPQANTSGLNNAEIRNYTLNFGPQHPAAHGVLRLILEMDGEVVQRADPHIGLLHRGTEKLAESKPFNQSIGYMDRLDYVSMMCNEHAYVRAIETLLGIEAPVRAQYIRTMFDEITRILNHLMWVGSNALDLGAMAVFLYAFREREELMDCYEAVSGARMHAAYYRPGGVYRDLPDRMPKYKESPWKKGASLKRFNEWREGSMLDYLDAFADDFPKRVDEYETLLTDNRIWKQRTVGVGVVSPEQALAWGMTGPMIRGSGIAWDLRKKQPYAKYAEVDFDIPVGVNGDCYDRYLVRVAEMRESTRIIKQCVKWLRANPGPVIVDNFKVAPPKREEMKDDMEALIHHFKLFSEGYCVPAGETYSAVEAPKGEFGCYLVSDGANKPFRVKLRAPGFAHLSSMDEIVKGHMLADVVAMIGTYDIVFGEIDR
- a CDS encoding NADH-quinone oxidoreductase subunit C, whose amino-acid sequence is MSTANLAERLRERFAGASVVVAEPRGEVTLEVAAADWIGAARALRDEFGFEQCVDVSGVDYLSFGSDEWDTDVSSEGFSRGVEGKSAGRFRWGESPNAASIAPERRFAAVAHLLSCQHNQRLRLKTFAPNDDLPVVGSLTAIWPGVNWFEREAFDLYGIVFEGHPDLRRILTDYGFVGYPFRKDFPLIGNVEVRYDADKRRVVYEPVSIDPRVGVPRVIRDDARYQTAQGERAQREVK
- the nuoE gene encoding NADH-quinone oxidoreductase subunit NuoE, which gives rise to MKATGNFEAAQHVDPMVALSDATRAHIDHWLTKFPPDRKRSAVLQGLHAAQEQNGGWLTDELIAAVAKYLGLPPVWAYEVASFYSMFETEKVGRNNVAFCTNISCWLNGAEQLVAHAEKKLGCKLGESTADGRVFLKREEECVAACCGAPVVVINGHYHEKLDAAKVDELLDGLK
- the nuoG gene encoding NADH-quinone oxidoreductase subunit NuoG, translating into MSAQPVNPNLPPDHVTVFIDGVELAAPKNSMIIHAADKAGIPIPRFCYHDKLAIAANCRMCLVDTEVGGRAAPKPSPACATPVMDGLKVFTRNERALKSQRNVMEFLLANHPLDCPICDQGGECELQDVSMGYGRSVSRFAERKRVVPDEDIGPLVATEMTRCIQCTRCVRFTAEIAGTYELGGMYRGENLQIGTFDGKPLTTELSGNVIDVCPVGALTNKVFQFKARPWELTARESLGYHDALGSNLFLHVRRGDVLRTVPRDNEAVNECWLSDRDRYSHQGLYAEDRAQRPLVKDNGEWREASWDEALARAAKILRDNGGDNLGVLVHPATSNEEGALLARLAEALGSGNLDHRIGQHDLTDAAVAETFAMPVAEIDRADVVVIVGSNLRHELPLVHQRVRKAFTRGAKVHAINPVDFDFTFDLAGKRIVAPSQLAGALADEALREAAKAGHHVALIVGALAENGPHAAAIRAAAKAFAEATGAKLCRIPQGANAVGLARHGVLPSARDARAMLDDARGAYIVYGIEPGLDFADSESALRALGAAQVVAFSHYACRSTKAVADVILPIGLLPEIDATLTNLDGLSQAASAGGKLPGDTRAGWRVLRALGGELGAKGFEFTDLDGLRRGIAPRSVTPAAGRAPKAAGEGLELAVSTAIYRSDATVRRAPALQSHPLNLAPRAVLNPNDAAALGLADGAVAKFGAGAGTATLPVALSAKVAAGTVWIESGHGATAPLGAGRVQAGRA
- the nuoF gene encoding NADH-quinone oxidoreductase subunit NuoF — encoded protein: MAHGHHDYSKGYGPVGPAPQEHQVVYTTLHYDTPWSYENYLKTGGYSALRKILTEKTDPAQIIDAVKASGLRGRGGAGFPTGLKWSFMPKGSGTQKYILCNSDESEPGTAKDRDILRFNPHSVVEGMAIACYATGSTVAYNYLRGEFHHEPFEHFEQALKEAYEHGWLGKNVLGSGVDIDIYGALGAGAYICGEETALMESLEGKKGQPRYKPPFPANFGLYGKPTTINNTETYASVPAILRNGAEWFLNLGKPNNGGPKIFSVSGHVANPGNFEIRLGTPFSELLQMAGGMRQGNKLKAVIPGGSSMKVLPAETIMACTMDYDSLQKAGSGLGSGAVIVMDETTCMVRACQRIARFYYKESCGQCTPCREGTGWMYRMLTRIAEKQATLDDLHMLRAAAGQIEGHTICAFGEAAAWPVQGFLHHFWDEFEYAIVNKRFLVDDQRAGTVIEKKVAA